A genome region from Triticum aestivum cultivar Chinese Spring chromosome 2B, IWGSC CS RefSeq v2.1, whole genome shotgun sequence includes the following:
- the LOC123046128 gene encoding protein disulfide isomerase pTAC5, chloroplastic: protein MIITTAAFPSVSSFHRPRLRPCPRRAVLHLVRSAASSSSSSWEEREETRWLREEQRWLREEQRWLREESRWRAEREALLSEITALRLRLRALEPAAAPVPPPAPAAARVAPPPPPPAPVARVAPPPPPPAPAARVAPPPPPVPEPVEEVEVRKEVVVVEEKAKAKPKPKAGAGSGKKRALRVGSEGEEVRAMQEALEKLGFYSGEEDTEFSSFSTGTERAVKTWQASIGTTEDGLMTSELLEMLFTGRTEDDLKKEGVNGALVPPITETAEVQQPVVEKIDYNKHRVYLLGENRWEDPSRLTKKDKPISGSTAASTKQCITCRGEGRLLCLECDGTGEPNIEPQFLEWVGEDTKCPYCEGLGYTICDVCQGIKTVHS from the exons ATGATCATCACCACCGCCGCCTTCCCGTCCGTGTCCTccttccaccgcccgcgcctcaggccCTGCCCGCGCCGCGCCGTCCTCCACCTCGTCcggtcggccgcctcctcctcctcctcctcgtgggAGGAGCGCGAGGAAACGCGGTGGCTCCGCGAGGAGCAGCGCTGGCTGCGGGAGGAGCAGCGGTGGCTCCGCGAGGAGTCGCGCTGGCGTGCCGAGCGCGAGGCCCTCCTCTCCGAGATCACGGCGCTCCGTCTGCGCCTCCGCGCGCTCGAGCCTGCTGCCGCGCCCGTGCCTCCTCCCGCACCGGCGGCTGCGCGCGtcgctccgcctccgcctccccccGCACCGGTTGCGCGCGttgctccgcctccgcctccgcccgcgCCTGCGGCACGCGTGGCGCCACCTCCGCCGCCCGTgccggagccggtggaggaggtcgaggtgaggaaggaggtggtggtggtcgaggagAAGGCCAAGGCGAAGCCGAAACCGAAGGCTGGGGCCGGCAGCGGCAAGAAGCGGGCGCTGAGGGTAGGGAGCGAAGGAGAGGAAGTGCGGGCGATGCAG GAAGCCTTGGAAAAGCTCGGTTTCTACTCGGGCGAAGAGGACACGGAGTTCTCCAGCTTCTCAACCGGCACCGAACGAGCCGTCAAGACATGGCAG GCATCGATAGGTACTACAGAGGATGGGCTGATGACATCGGAGCTACTCGAGATGCTATTCACAGGACGGACCGAGGACGATCTCAAAAAG GAAGGCGTAAACGGAGCACTTGTTCCTCCTATAACAGAAACCGCAGAGGTTCAGCAACCTGTGGTGGAAAAAATTGACTACAACAAACACAGAGTGTACCTTCTCGGCGAGAACCGGTGGGAAGATCCATCCAGGCTAACCAAGAAGGATAAGCCGATCAGCGGTTCTACTGCCGCGTCGACAAAGCAGTGCATCACCTGCCGAGGCGAAGGCCGCCTCCTGTGCCTAG AATGTGATGGAACAGGTGAGCCCAACATTGAACCACAG TTCTTGGAGTGGGTTGGCGAAGACACAAAGTGCCCATACTGTGAAGGCCTTGGCTACACTATATGTGATGTTTGTCAAGGGATTAAAACAGTGCACAGTTAA
- the LOC123046127 gene encoding disease resistance protein RPS2 — MEKKMGTRGEGVWYRQEKGTVLGGSGSTLPRDARSTRPLPSSSVGQPRAEVSPITGRAVVPPDKNQLHRRPPAEIPIWTTTARPSRAPRVEKPSRCFACHRGAPLPETTRKQDRGEWFSSPALGFGWKSICHPQVPFLNDDFFVPPTTQLRVDIFSRHASRHRQNLRRTFSTCCPPLCECLDGTGMLDAAAREVASFLHLKSNWADLDKAKKLLLAVETTVRARVTAEVDKLNICDPQVQVWLRRVEELQLDAIDEDYSQLRKYSCLGQCTIHAHRRASIGRRVLEALDEADKLIEEGRRFKKFGFKPLPKIVDPLPQIKTFGLETMLSQLHDLFEKGDSNIIGVWGQGGVGKTTLLHVFNNDLEKKAHDYQVVIFIEVSNSEALNTVEIQQTISERLNLPWNDAEPIAKRARFLIKALGRKRFVILLDDVRKKFCLEDVGIPTPDINSQSKLILTSRYREVCFQMNAQRSLIEMQILGNDASWELFLSKLSTETSAAVEPLGSQSATREHAMKIAQSCGGLPLALNVIGTAVAGLEEGEWQSAADAIATNMDNIDGVDEMFGRLKYSFDRLTPTQQQCFLYCTLFPEYGSISKEQLIGYWLAEGLLLNDSEKGYQIIRSLVSACLLQVSGSMSSKVKMHHVIRQLGLWLVNKSDTKFLVQPGMALDNAPSAGEWNEATRISIMSNNITELSFSPKCKNVTTLLMQNNPNLNKMSYGFFRTMSSLKVLDLSHTAITSLPECDALVALEHLNLSHTHIMRLPERLWLLKELRHLDLSVTVALEDTMNNCSKLHKLKVLNLFRSHYGIRDVDNLNLDSLKELLFLGITIYAEDVLKKLNMPRPLAKSTHRLNLKYCADMQSIKISDLSHMEHLEELYVESCYDLNTVVADAELTTSQLQFLTLSVLPSLESVLIAPMSHNFQYIRKLIISHCPKLSNITWVRRLQLLERLVISHCDGVLEIVEDEEQYGEQMKMQDHASDEQEDHAMVETSRNDTGQSDFPKLRLIVLTGLKKLRSICKPREFPCLETLRVEDCPNLRSIPLSCTHNYGKLKQICGSVEWWEKLQWENREEVACLDSKYFIPI, encoded by the exons ATGGAGAAGAAGATGGGTACACGGGGGGAAGGGGTTTGGTATCGTCAGGAGAAGGGGACGGTTTTGGGAGGGAGCGGAAGCAC GCTGCCACGGGATGCTAGGAGCACCCGGCCGCTCCCTAGCAGCAGTGTAGGGCAGCCGAGGGCCGAAGTTAGCCCAATTACTGGTCGGGCCGTCGTG CCACCAGATAAAAACCAGCTTCACCGCCGCCCGCCGGCCGAGATTCCCATATGGACTACTACTGCCAGGCCTTCCAGAGCCCCGCGGGTGGAGAAGCCAAG CCGTTGCTTCGCTTGCCATCGCGGCGCTCCTCTTCCCGAAACAACGAGGAAACAGGACCGCGGGGAGTGGTTTTCGTCCCCCGCACTCGGTTTCGGCTGGAAGAGTATATGCCATCCACAAGTTCCCTTCTTGAATGATGACTTCTTCGTGCCTCCCACTACCCAGCTGCGCGTGGACATTTTCTCCAGACATGCCAGTCGCCATCGGCAGAACCTTCGCCGTACATTCTCGACGTGCTGCCCG CCCCTCTGCGAatgcttggatggaacaggcatgCTGGACGCGGCGGCCCGGGAGGTCGCCTCGTTCCTTCACCTCAAATCCAACTGGGCCGATCTCGACAAGGCCAAGAAACTACTGCTGGCTGTCGAGACGACGGTGAGGGCGAGAGTCACCGCAGAGGTGGACAAGCTGAACATCTGTGACCCTCAGGTGCAGGTCTGGCTGAGGCGTGTCGAAGAGCTACAGCTGGATGCCATCGATGAGGACTACAGCCAGTTGAGGAAGTATTCTTGCCTCGGCCAGTGCACCATCCATGCTCACCGGCGTGCATCGATCGGCAGGCGTGTTCTTGAGGCTCTAGATGAGGCAGATAAACTTATTGAAGAAGGGAGGCGGTTCAAGAAATTTGGATTCAAGCCCCTTCCCAAGATTGTTGATCCATTGCCTCAGATCAAGACGTTTGGTTTGGAGACCATGCTGAGTCAGCTTCATGATCTGTTTGAGAAGGGCGACTCGAACATAATTGGTGTGTGGGGTCAAGGAGGCGTTGGCAAGACGACGCTTCTACATGTTTTCAACAATGATCTTGAAAAGAAGGCCCATGATTATCAG GTTGTTATCTTTATTGAAGTATCCAATTCAGAGGCGCTGAATACAGTGGAGATACAACAGACTATCTCTGAAAGGCTCAACTTGCCATGGAATGATGCAGAGCCAATTGCCAAACGGGCCAGATTCTTGATAAAGGCACTTGGTAGGAAAAGATTTGTAATCCTGCTTGATGATGTAAGGAAGAAATTCTGTCTGGAGGACGTTGGTATCCCAACTCCAGATATCAACAGTCAGAGCAAGCTGATCCTCACATCACGTTACCGAGAAGTATGCTTCCAGATGAATGCACAAAGAAGCTTGATTGAGATGCAGATTTTGGGTAATGATGCTTCATGGGAACTCTTCTTGAGCAAGCTGAGCACGGAAACTAGTGCAGCAGTTGAACCGCTTGGTTCCCAGAGTGCTACTAGAGAGcacgctatgaaaatagcccaaagTTGTGGAGGCCTACCACTTGCACTCAATGTCATTGGGACTGCTGTGGCAGGCTTGGAAGAGGGAGAGTGGCAATCAGCTGCGGATGCAATTGCTACCAATATGGACAATATTGATGGCGTGGATGAAATGTTTGGTCGGTTAAAGTACAGCTTCGACAGGCTCACACCCACTCAACAACAGTGTTTCCTATACTGCACACTTTTTCCAGAATATGGATCTATTAGTAAAGAGCAACTTATTGGTTACTGGTTAGCTGAAGGTTTGCTATTAAATGATTCTGAAAAGGGTTATCAGATAATCCGCAGTCTTGTTTCAGCTTGCTTGTTGCAGGTCAGTGGCTCAATGTCTTCAAAGGTAAAAATGCACCATGTAATTAGGCAACTGGGGCTATGGTTGGTCAACAAGTCAGATACAAAGTTTCTTGTTCAACCAGGGATGGCCTTGGATAATGCTCCATCAGCTGGAGAATGGAATGAAGCTACAAGGATCTCCATCATGTCTAATAACATCACCGAGCTTTCTTTCTCACCAAAGTGCAAAAATGTCACCACTCTGTTGATGCAGAACAACCCAAATTTGAACAAGATGAGCTATGGATTTTTCAGAACTATGTCATCCTTGAAAGTTCTGGATCTTTCTCATACTGCAATAACATCACTTCCAGAATGTGATGCATTGGTTGCATTGGAGCATCTGAATTTGTCTCACACACACATTATGAGATTACCTGAGCGCCTATGGTTACTGAAAGAGTTGAGGCATTTGGATCTGAGTGTGACTGTTGCACTTGAAGATACCATGAACAACTGCTCAAAGTTGCACAAGTTGAAAGTGCTCAATCTCTTCCGCAGCCACTACGGTATCCGTGATGTTGACAACCTGAATCTGGATTCTCTGAAGGAACTACTGTTCCTTGGAATCACTATTTATGCAGAGGATGTGCTAAAGAAATTGAACATGCCTCGTCCTTTGGCAAAGTCAACACATCGCTTAAACTTGAAGTATTGTGCAGATATGCAATCAATCAAAATCTCTGACCTCAGCCACATGGAGCACCTTGAGGAGCTGTATGTTGAATCATGCTATGACCTGAACACAGTGGTTGCTGATGCTGAGCTTACAACTTCACAGTTGCAGTTCCTGACCCTGTCAGTTCTTCCCTCGTTGGAAAGTGTCCTTATTGCACCAATGTCCCATAATTTTCAGTACATCCGCAAATTGATCATTTCACACTGCCCCAAGTTGTCGAACATCACATGGGTCCGAAGGCTTCAGCTTCTTGAGAGGCTTGTCATATCTCATTGTGATGGGGTGCTCGAAATTGTTGAAGATGAGGAGCAGTATGGAGAACAAATGAAAATGCAGGATCATGCTTCAGATGAACAAGAAGATCATGCTATGGTAGAAACTTCACGGAATGACACAGGGCAGAGTGACTTTCCAAAGTTGAGATTGATCGTATTGACGGGACTTAAGAAGCTGAGAAGTATTTGTAAACCAAGAGAATTCCCATGCCTTGAGACCCTTCGGGTGGAGGATTGCCCAAATCTGAGAAGCATCCCGCTAAGCTGCACGCATAACTATGGGAAACTGAAGCAGATATGTGGTTCAGTTGAATGGTGGGAGAAACTGCAGTGGGAAAATAGGGAGGAGGTGGCATGTCTGGACAGCAAGTACTTCATTCCAATCTGA